Below is a genomic region from Epinephelus moara isolate mb chromosome 9, YSFRI_EMoa_1.0, whole genome shotgun sequence.
AAAATAAAACTAAGCTTAGATGTTCTTCATCCTCCAtcctcattattattattataatgtgcATTTGTCCAGTGATATAATACAACAAAGTGCATTACATTCATTAGAAGTGAACTTTCAACCCCAGACAGTAAAAAAGTGACACAGTCgatattttgattaaaaaacaagaaaactatatcacaatatatacattttatatctcaacaaaGTGCTATGACGTGATCAGCTCATTTTACTTGTTTACTCGAAATTATCACTGCAAACTAGTCCTCGCCTTTCATCCTATATAGCTATATAATGAGGAGGAGCAAAGGTGCAATTTTGTCTGCATGGCTTCACTCTGTCTAACAGATGTGAATGTAAAGTATGCGGGTtggtgtttgtggtgtgaatCCATGCATCCACTCCTCGCCTGGAGATGGGTGTGTCCGACCAAATGTTAGGGGTGAAGTCTCCATTTAGGTTTGGGGGTAGTTTCAGAGAGTCACTTGCTTGCGTGTAACGTGTCCTGGAACTTTGTGCTTGTGTAGCGTACATGAAAGCCTTTTTTATTGATGCTGTCGTCTGAGTGAAACTTTAAAAGGATGGCGTCCCCAGCTGAGTAGACTTCCTCTGGAACCTgaggaaaagagagacaaaaaaagagggTTTTTGAGGAGTAATTTAAACAGTGTTTACTACAGCAGACTGATATTTTTAGCCTTACCCCAGATCCACAGTATCGTCCCAGCCTCGGAGACTTGATGTCAGCACCGTCATACAGCTCCACGTAATCATACCCGCAGTCTGCTTCCTCCTCGATCTCAAACACTTGGAAGATGATCTCCACTCCATAACCCTTCTCAGCAGAGACCACCCACAGACAGTCGGAGCCACTGGGGTAGTTGTTATCTCCAAACTGGGCATGAGAGTAGAGATCTTTTGTCTTGACCTCGGCTTTCAGACTTCCTCCACATTCTGGGAATTCACAACCACAAAATTAGAGGGTCAAAAAGAGGAACTCGTAAAAATGAGGGAAGAATGCAGCTTTCTAAACACGGCAGAAAACAAACCAATAGTCGAAATGTCACGTTTTTGGTAGTCTATTCTTTCTCCAGAGTGCCATTGTACTCATTTTCCAGGCTTTTTTGGGAAAGCCACAGTTGCTGTGCCCACCTGCTCTGTATGAAGCCTCAAAGCCTCTCTTCTGCACTGAGTTGTCTGAGAAAAAACGCAGGAACATTTTGTTGCCACTGGAGATGACTGGAGAAGGCTTTTTGGTGCCACAGAAGCGTCCGAGACTGGGGGCACGCGTGTCTCGCCCGTCGTAGATCTCCAGATGGTCATAAGCGCACTCCAGATGAGCCTCCATGTCGATCTCATTGAAAACCTGAAAGTCATTTTAGAAAGCTATGAATCACCTTTAATAAGTTGcttttcaatttttaatttggGTCAtgatgtaaagtttcaatgaaaaaagaaaaaacatccaATGGCATACGAGTTTGATACGATGGCCTGGGGTCGTGGTCAGAGACCAGGTGCAGGCCTTCTTGCTGGGATACCTATCAGGCCAGTTGGGGCTGCTCATTGTCCCTGACACAGTGTTTACAGCATGATCACAGCCCGCTGAAAGACAAAGCAAAATGACTTCAGGACAAAACAATAAGAGCTGCATCACTGGGAGGTCATTTCCTACTCTTTGAAGGAAATGATCTCTGGGgaatttttcctttaaatagGCATCCGTCAAATATAAAGGATAATGAAAGCAAAACTAAAACTTTTCAAACATGACTGAGGAAACAGATTTCATTGTGACTTGGAGAGACAATAAGTGAGACAATGAGCTAGCTTTATGTAGGCTAGTTCCCAAGCGGAAACattcagggctgaaaaatgaagccaaaaactgcagtttcttgaacggccacttgaggctggctccaaaagtgagtcacaTCCCTACAGACCCCACATTAtaatgcccaacttcacagcacaaataaacatgtttacagcctggtacaaaaaacggtttctGTCTCTatagctttttttccccattcatgacaactgtagggtgggtgatttttttttacagctcaTTTGTTTAAACTCTGTAAGGCATAAAAtatatgcataattaaggggcATGGCTGCTTTAAGTGACAGATGAGTGCTGACATGCTGTCCGTCGCAGCAACAGCAAAATGGTGCCATAACGTAACTCCAGATGATTTCATGATTTCATTTCACTGCAAAATTTTGGTCACCTCAAAAATTCTTGTATTGTGTTTGGTTTTACTAAAAGACCCTCCAAGGACTCTGATGTTTAGTTTTTCTggtaaatatattttgctttagGGGTTTTAAGCATGTTTTTTGTtggcaaaaattagcattagcattatcacagttaccATGACCGCAAATACACCacgctaaccaagctagcagctagcccCTTCtcattcaaatatggtcacttctggctccaaatatccaagatggcaacgatCAAATTTCCAAACTCAAGGTTTCAAGACAGGAATCAACAAAgtaatgggtgacgtcatggtagctacgttcATTATTTTCATACACCATCCACACATAGAAAATCCATGTAGCTACAGTACTGTAAAAATAAGACATATCAAACAAAGTAAGAAGATTGAACGCCCCAGTCTCTATCCCCTCATGATTTTATATCCAGCCTCAAATGGTCGCGGCAGGTGTTGGCGGATTCTCATGAGGCCAGGGCGGGGTTAGAAATTCAAAGGACTGGATGAAAAAGGTGAAGAATCAAACActcaaatataaataataaattttaGACTTtatgtaatttgggtgaactgaacCTTTAAAAGGATACTTCACCAATTTTCAGCCAGCTTTGTATCATGACAATGTGAGTAGTATttgtaaatgaactatggtaaacttccctccatctaaccagtcCCTAGAtcttccttcttcctcttccagCGAAACTCTGCCGGATGATGCAAAACATTTTGCTGGCTCTTGGGCTGTTACTCAAACTACAGGCTGTGTTTCAGGATTTTCATACTGCCACACATGCTaccaccatggacacaaagagtacagaAGTGGATGAAGAGACAGACCCGGTCCACTCTTTGAAACTCAAACCAAACTCCCTTCAAATgctaaaactaagcagtgctgagcAAATGTAATCCTGATTCTGTTACCGCGTTGCTTATTTCTCGcccctcaaatgttttcaaaaacatgttttaacttagcgtttaactgtaatacaagaTAATTTGTTACCAGCACCGCTATTCTGTCAAACTGCCAAGTTCGCGTTATGTTATCCTGCCAGTGGGAGCGCCTATTGGTCCGGtgcggcgcagtgcattctggtagttgtaggttttctccctTTCGGGCAAAATGCCACCGCCCCTTTTCTCTGTGTTCTCTGGTCATgtggcaccaatttcaaaagtatttgcctctttttactgcacagacagcccagttttatcaAAAGACCATCTCTCCAATGGTGAAATACTTTGAGTGGACAGCAGATACACTTACTGTACCTTCCTTGCAGTCGTGCTTGTTATCATGCAGCATGAAGCCGCTGCGGCACTGACAGCTGTAGCTCCCGAAGGTGTTCACACATTCATGCTGGCAGCCTCCGTTTTCCTTTGAGCACTCGTCTATATCTGTTGGGATGTTTGAAGAATTTTAATTCACAACATGTGAATCTGTGACACAGTGGGCTGCAGAAAACTTTCAGAATATACTGAGTTAACATTTTAGGCCCAGAACTACTGCTGAGTGTGGACACAAAGGCTTATGTGTTTCTCAAGGAGGAAGAATCTGCAGTATGAAACACGCAAGAGCCACAACCCTGGGTCAGCTATCAGCAAAACATCTCTTGGGTTAGAGCCCCGTGTTAGTGTTTCTGAAGAGCTCACTTCTCCACATCCACAGGCCAAAATAGAGGGTTGTCAAATATCCACAACTTGCATTCCCACTTATCAATCTAATCTGGTTTTGTGCTGTCAACAGTGAACAAATACCTAATAAAAAACATGTGAGCAGGCCTTTTCacaacttttaattttaaaataaggAGTAAATGAGATATTCCCACATGGATATTGAGATGAGCTATcaatatttatttcaattaGAAGCAGTCCAGCAGGAAATGTATTGCCATCTGTGGTCTGATTAAATAGAACACATTCATTTAAGCTGTTGTGGCATTAAGTGCTCTCCATATCATTTTgtgaaaaagcttttttttctatGCAATGAAATATTCACTACAATACTtattaggaaaaaaacaaacactgggcttgctttaaagtttaaaataagaTTACATGTGAATAATGCAAAATGTGAATGTGATGCTGAGTGTAAAATTAAGAGATTTATCTCACTTAAACACCAAGCACGCTCCTATAGTATTAAATTGTGCAAAATTAAATCCAAGCTTCTCAAAGAATCGAACCACACTGCCTCAGTTCTGGTGTTCGAGACTGAAGACAGCTGCCTGCTTTGTTATTGGAGTCAATTTATGGTTTTGCCCTTCTCACTGTACCAGGTCTGGACATTATGTAATGCTTCCTCACTGTTTCCCTCCTCAGTACTTTCGGAATAACTTCACTCTTTGAGACTCACCAGAGAAGAAATGAGCCTTGAAGCCTCTCTTGGAGACGGTGTTATCAGACTTGAACTCGATCCTCATGTTGTTGTGCAGGGAGGTGATGACCTCGGGTTTCTCCGTTCCACAGAACTTCCCATGAAGCTCTGAGTCTGAACTCAGCCCACTGCGCACCTCCACATAATCATACTTACACACCTGATGGTAAACACTAGAACATTTTACTTACTACAGAGGACAAAGGATTGGCCTGTGAAATTAGCATGATTTTCGCAGGTTATCTGATGAAACATCTGCAGAAAGGCTACAGTAAAAACATCACTTACATCGTTCCCTTCGGTCTCAAACACATCGAACACAAGAGTGATGCGATACTGAATGGGTGCCACCAGCTGCCACACACAGTTCTTGTTGGGTGGGTATTCTTTGGGCCACCCGGGGGTGGTGAGGGAGCCATTCAGTTTGGTGATGAACCCGCCACAGGCAGCTGCTGGTGGTGGGAGAGCATTCTGATTTTAGTGGTAGAAGTGTGAGAGAAAAACACTTGCATAACATAAATCAAATCACCCAATTGTGTGAATTTGTGAATTCTTGAACCTTTTATTTGATCATTTAATTGCAGAAAAAGATGATTTCTTAATTTCCATGTTGTTTATTACCAAGAAACATCAAGAAATAAAGTAATACccaaataaaatcaaagtaatAGAACTGTGGTACTGAATCACTGGTGATCAAAGGTTGCAGGATAAATGTTCTGTCTTTCTACAAAATGGAAAGCACCACATTGTTCTGAGTTGAAATGTTTTCCCTTCTTGTTCTGTTCAGATTAATCAAAACAGTGTTGCAATAGACTGTTGAGGCTCATAAGAAGTTACAGTAAGTGAGTACTGCCCTCTTGTGGTGGAAGAGAGACTACCAGAGAATTGGGTCTCGACTGTGCAAAAAGAGATAAGACCTTCTTCCCAGAATACACCTGTTTGTTATGCCTGTATGAGCAGCACTTGTAAAAGTTAAATGTcctatataattttttttttgtcatttatctaTCTGATTacaaaaagatttttaactTCATGGTCTACGTTGATACTTCCCAGCTGCAGTCCCCAGGCCTGTCTgagcttttttatttgttgttgttgttgtaggaACTCAAACATACCTAGAGCCTGTTTATTGGGCCTATTTTAGCTGTTGAATGAACCTGAGGATGAACGAACTCAAGTGGAATTAAATGTCAGTGGTTAggtagttagcttagcttaacacaAAGACTGAAACATCTGCTGATAGGTGGATTTTATCATGCTTGGATGCAGCCAGGCCAGCTGTTCCCCCTATTTCCAAACTTTAAAGGTAGAGTTCACCCTGaactcaaaaacatttttttcctcttaactgTGGTGCTACTTATTGATCTacattattttggtgtgagttgcagagtgatGGAGATATCGACTGTAGAGATGTAGAtgactagatggcactcagcttgtggagctcaagctacccaaaaaatgcatttgataaactcaacagcaatgtctctttccagaaatcatgacctcgtcactcaagataatccacagaccttgttgtgagcagtttcatgtaagaactattttctttctactgaattACACCCatcaactgtatcactgtgcagaaggaaccATGCATCTACTgatagctcacctagcaccactgagctaggtAACATTACAGCCCAGCTGTGAAGGGcgccattaatatttacacGAGAtcctcgtccatgagtagatgcacacttccttctgtgctgtAATAAGGTTGACAGGTGTATTTTGGTCAGAAAAGaaaagttcctacatgaaactgctgacAACAATGTATTTCCTTCTTGACCatcacaagccaagtgccatctaagtcccattatatttgagagaaggcagatgtCTCTACGGTTCTCCAgaactcaacaactcacaccaaaacaatctagactgataaatagcactacacgTAAGAGGATCTTCTCAATTTACCCTCCTCCagaaagtgtatttcccaaaatgtcaaattttcaCGGGAAGTACTACACCATGATCGAAAAGGTGTGTTGGACATACATTATGTTGCAGTGAGAGTGGTATGCCATCCGAGTGTAATGGCAGACTCAAGCTGACTGTCTGAACTAGCTTGCAGGTTTAGTGTGTATGGTCGTGCTCTACACTCACTCTCACAGCTGCGTCTGTCAGCTGCCAGCTCATATCCAGGGTCACAAGCACATCTGTAGCTGCCCAGTGTGTTCAGACAGCGCTGCTCGCAGTGACCGTTGTCAGGCCTGGAGCACTCGTCCATCTCTGTCAAAGGAAAATCGGCAAAATTAAACCAGGaattctttttatttctggcaGCTTGTGACCAACATGAGCTTCTCACCTTTAAAAAAGTTGGCTGCAAACCCGGCTTTGTTGACCGAGCCGTCAGACACAAACTTCAGCCAGAGCTGGTTGGAGCTGCTCTTGATGTCGTCTGGTTTGTTGTAGCCACAGAAACGGCCGAGCAGCGGGCTGCTCTCTGAACTGCCATCCCTCACCTCAACGTAGTCGTAGGCACAACTGTCATGTCTCTCAATCTGCAGTGGAAGCAAGGACAGTGAAGTTTGTGAAAAGATTTTACAGCAGATGATAG
It encodes:
- the LOC126395357 gene encoding bone morphogenetic protein 1-like isoform X1, which encodes MEVAPTFLFLLCGLRVSLAAEWEFEDTNFTYLGDAIDYKDPCKAAAFWGDIALDEDDLRMFKEAPGQHTVQTNHTDSGIKAGTVLTACSNKKMRNADFLFSFFFFLTDNSSTTNDSVRSKRAVDRQSLHRRRRAATSRPERVWPDGIIPYVISGNFTGSQRAIFRQAMRHWEKHTCVTFIERTTEESYIVFTYRPCGCCSYVGRRGGGPQAISIGKNCDKFGIVVHELGHVIGFWHEHTRPDRDEHVSIIRDNIQAGQEYNFLKMEPGEVDSLGEVYDFGSIMHYARNTFSRGIFLDTILPRYDVNGVRPPIGQRTRLSKGDIAQARKLYKCARCGESLQESTGNFSSPGFPNGYSAYAHCVWRISVTPGEKIVLNFTAMDLFRSHLCWYDHVEVRDGFWRKAPLKGRFCGDTLPDSIISTDSRLWIEFRSSSSWVGKGFSAVYEAICGGEVKRDSGQIQSPNYPDDYQSNKVCVWRITVEEGFDVGLSFQSFEIERHDSCAYDYVEVRDGSSESSPLLGRFCGYNKPDDIKSSSNQLWLKFVSDGSVNKAGFAANFFKEMDECSRPDNGHCEQRCLNTLGSYRCACDPGYELAADRRSCETACGGFITKLNGSLTTPGWPKEYPPNKNCVWQLVAPIQYRITLVFDVFETEGNDVCKYDYVEVRSGLSSDSELHGKFCGTEKPEVITSLHNNMRIEFKSDNTVSKRGFKAHFFSDIDECSKENGGCQHECVNTFGSYSCQCRSGFMLHDNKHDCKEAGCDHAVNTVSGTMSSPNWPDRYPSKKACTWSLTTTPGHRIKLVFNEIDMEAHLECAYDHLEIYDGRDTRAPSLGRFCGTKKPSPVISSGNKMFLRFFSDNSVQKRGFEASYRAECGGSLKAEVKTKDLYSHAQFGDNNYPSGSDCLWVVSAEKGYGVEIIFQVFEIEEEADCGYDYVELYDGADIKSPRLGRYCGSGVPEEVYSAGDAILLKFHSDDSINKKGFHVRYTSTKFQDTLHASK
- the LOC126395357 gene encoding bone morphogenetic protein 1-like isoform X3 — its product is MEVAPTFLFLLCGLRVSLAAEWEFEDTNFTYLGDAIDYKDPCKAAAFWGDIALDEDDLRMFKEAPGQHTVQTNHTDSDNSSTTNDSVRSKRAVDRQSLHRRRRAATSRPERVWPDGIIPYVISGNFTGSQRAIFRQAMRHWEKHTCVTFIERTTEESYIVFTYRPCGCCSYVGRRGGGPQAISIGKNCDKFGIVVHELGHVIGFWHEHTRPDRDEHVSIIRDNIQAGQEYNFLKMEPGEVDSLGEVYDFGSIMHYARNTFSRGIFLDTILPRYDVNGVRPPIGQRTRLSKGDIAQARKLYKCARCGESLQESTGNFSSPGFPNGYSAYAHCVWRISVTPGEKIVLNFTAMDLFRSHLCWYDHVEVRDGFWRKAPLKGRFCGDTLPDSIISTDSRLWIEFRSSSSWVGKGFSAVYEAICGGEVKRDSGQIQSPNYPDDYQSNKVCVWRITVEEGFDVGLSFQSFEIERHDSCAYDYVEVRDGSSESSPLLGRFCGYNKPDDIKSSSNQLWLKFVSDGSVNKAGFAANFFKEMDECSRPDNGHCEQRCLNTLGSYRCACDPGYELAADRRSCETACGGFITKLNGSLTTPGWPKEYPPNKNCVWQLVAPIQYRITLVFDVFETEGNDVCKYDYVEVRSGLSSDSELHGKFCGTEKPEVITSLHNNMRIEFKSDNTVSKRGFKAHFFSDIDECSKENGGCQHECVNTFGSYSCQCRSGFMLHDNKHDCKEAGCDHAVNTVSGTMSSPNWPDRYPSKKACTWSLTTTPGHRIKLVFNEIDMEAHLECAYDHLEIYDGRDTRAPSLGRFCGTKKPSPVISSGNKMFLRFFSDNSVQKRGFEASYRAECGGSLKAEVKTKDLYSHAQFGDNNYPSGSDCLWVVSAEKGYGVEIIFQVFEIEEEADCGYDYVELYDGADIKSPRLGRYCGSGVPEEVYSAGDAILLKFHSDDSINKKGFHVRYTSTKFQDTLHASK
- the LOC126395357 gene encoding bone morphogenetic protein 1-like isoform X2 produces the protein MEVAPTFLFLLCGLRVSLAAEWEFEDTNFTYLGDAIDYKDPCKAAAFWGDIALDEDDLRMFKEAPGQHTVQTNHTDSDNSSTTNDSVRSKRAVDRQSLHRRRRAATSRPERVWPDGIIPYVISGNFTGSQRAIFRQAMRHWEKHTCVTFIERTTEESYIVFTYRPCGCCSYVGRRGGGPQAISIGKNCDKFGIVVHELGHVIGFWHEHTRPDRDEHVSIIRDNIQAGQEYNFLKMEPGEVDSLGEVYDFGSIMHYARNTFSRGIFLDTILPRYDVNGVRPPIGQRTRLSKGDIAQARKLYKCARCGESLQESTGNFSSPGFPNGYSAYAHCVWRISVTPGEKIVLNFTAMDLFRSHLCWYDHVEVRDGFWRKAPLKGRFCGDTLPDSIISTDSRLWIEFRSSSSWVGKGFSAVYEAICGGEVKRDSGQIQSPNYPDDYQSNKVCVWRITVEEGFDVGLSFQSFEIERHDSCAYDYVEVRDGSSESSPLLGRFCGYNKPDDIKSSSNQLWLKFVSDGSVNKAGFAANFFKEMDECSRPDNGHCEQRCLNTLGSYRCACDPGYELAADRRSCETAACGGFITKLNGSLTTPGWPKEYPPNKNCVWQLVAPIQYRITLVFDVFETEGNDVCKYDYVEVRSGLSSDSELHGKFCGTEKPEVITSLHNNMRIEFKSDNTVSKRGFKAHFFSDIDECSKENGGCQHECVNTFGSYSCQCRSGFMLHDNKHDCKEAGCDHAVNTVSGTMSSPNWPDRYPSKKACTWSLTTTPGHRIKLVFNEIDMEAHLECAYDHLEIYDGRDTRAPSLGRFCGTKKPSPVISSGNKMFLRFFSDNSVQKRGFEASYRAECGGSLKAEVKTKDLYSHAQFGDNNYPSGSDCLWVVSAEKGYGVEIIFQVFEIEEEADCGYDYVELYDGADIKSPRLGRYCGSGVPEEVYSAGDAILLKFHSDDSINKKGFHVRYTSTKFQDTLHASK